Proteins co-encoded in one Trueperella abortisuis genomic window:
- a CDS encoding iron chelate uptake ABC transporter family permease subunit yields MTAHTTRVAHDAAPAPATPALAAPGSTPPPIEKVLSAQRAKSRRRLILVGLLALAAGAFFLTYDALDAWAIIGALRATRLGALVVVAVSLTTATAVFQAVTRNRILSPSVMGFDSMFQLVATASVFFFGSAAVGAVPNAIMFLINTALMTGLAVSMFLAVLRGKRSNVYLLVLVGIVVGTFLRSVTSLLSTVMDPGEYLSVADAGTASFAVVNSESLGICTIVALLAVACILVRSPVWDILALGPEVAIGLGLNYRREARLALTASSLLVACATALVGPLMFFGLLVVNIAHYVGTSTRLRELIGVSAGIGVVVLVGGQAILEHVIDQATILPVVLELVGGLLLLTMIVKGTRR; encoded by the coding sequence ATGACCGCTCACACCACCCGCGTCGCCCACGACGCCGCGCCCGCACCCGCAACGCCGGCCCTTGCCGCGCCCGGCTCGACCCCGCCCCCGATCGAGAAGGTCCTGAGCGCCCAGCGCGCCAAGTCCCGCCGGCGCCTCATCCTCGTCGGACTCCTCGCCCTCGCCGCCGGCGCCTTCTTCCTCACCTACGACGCCCTCGACGCCTGGGCCATCATCGGCGCGCTGCGGGCCACGCGGTTAGGGGCACTCGTCGTCGTCGCCGTGTCGCTGACCACCGCCACCGCCGTCTTCCAGGCAGTCACCCGTAACCGGATCCTCTCCCCATCCGTCATGGGCTTCGACTCCATGTTCCAGCTGGTGGCGACAGCCTCCGTCTTCTTCTTCGGCTCCGCAGCCGTGGGCGCCGTGCCCAACGCGATCATGTTCCTCATCAACACGGCCCTCATGACCGGGCTCGCCGTGTCCATGTTTTTGGCGGTCTTGCGTGGAAAACGCTCGAACGTCTACCTACTCGTACTCGTCGGGATCGTCGTGGGAACCTTCCTGCGCTCCGTCACCTCACTGCTCTCTACTGTGATGGATCCCGGCGAGTACCTCTCCGTCGCCGACGCCGGAACGGCCTCCTTCGCCGTCGTCAACTCCGAATCCCTCGGCATCTGCACCATCGTGGCGCTCCTTGCCGTCGCCTGCATCCTGGTGCGCAGCCCCGTGTGGGACATCTTGGCACTCGGGCCGGAGGTCGCGATCGGCCTCGGGCTCAACTACCGCCGGGAGGCGCGACTGGCGCTGACGGCGTCGTCGCTACTGGTGGCCTGCGCGACGGCGCTGGTCGGGCCGCTCATGTTCTTCGGGTTGCTCGTGGTCAACATTGCCCACTACGTCGGCACCTCCACCCGCCTGCGCGAGCTCATCGGGGTGTCGGCGGGCATCGGCGTCGTCGTTCTCGTGGGCGGCCAGGCCATCCTGGAGCACGTGATCGACCAGGCCACCATCCTGCCCGTTGTGCTGGAGCTGGTCGGCGGCCTGCTGCTTCTTACGATGATCGTGAAAGGAACTCGCCGATGA
- a CDS encoding iron ABC transporter ATP-binding protein: protein MIELTNVTMAYDADPVVRDVTLTLPDSGVTALIGPNGAGKSTLLSGIGRLHPLLGGQVRIDGRTLDEWDTDALARTIAILRQENHLAIRLTVAELVMLGRHPHSKGRRTREDYAHVADALQCVNMRDLADRFIDELSGGQRQRAFIAMALAQDTTYLLLDEPLSALDMRHGRDMMRHLRRVCDERGISVVIVIHDVNTAAAYADTMVAMKDGKIARVGTPGEVMREDVLGQIFDVEVTVAELGGRLVAMPVA from the coding sequence ATGATCGAGCTGACGAACGTGACAATGGCCTACGACGCCGACCCCGTGGTCCGCGACGTCACCCTCACCCTGCCCGATTCCGGCGTGACCGCGCTCATCGGGCCGAACGGCGCCGGCAAGTCCACGCTACTGTCCGGGATCGGGCGACTCCACCCGCTCCTCGGCGGGCAGGTGCGGATCGACGGGCGGACGCTTGACGAGTGGGACACCGACGCGCTGGCCCGCACCATCGCCATCCTGCGCCAGGAGAACCACCTCGCCATCCGGCTGACCGTGGCCGAGCTCGTGATGCTCGGGCGCCACCCGCACTCCAAGGGGCGGCGTACCCGCGAGGATTACGCACACGTCGCCGACGCCCTGCAGTGCGTCAACATGCGCGACCTCGCCGACCGCTTCATCGACGAGCTCTCCGGGGGCCAACGCCAGCGTGCATTCATCGCGATGGCCCTGGCCCAAGACACCACATACCTGCTGCTCGACGAACCGCTCTCCGCCCTCGACATGCGCCACGGCCGGGACATGATGCGTCACCTGCGCCGCGTGTGCGACGAGCGTGGCATCTCGGTGGTCATCGTCATCCACGACGTCAACACCGCCGCCGCCTACGCCGACACCATGGTCGCGATGAAGGACGGCAAGATCGCTCGCGTGGGGACGCCGGGCGAGGTCATGCGCGAGGACGTGCTGGGGCAGATCTTCGACGTCGAGGTGACCGTCGCCGAGCTGGGCGGGCGCCTGGTGGCCATGCCGGTCGCCTAA